A DNA window from Amphiprion ocellaris isolate individual 3 ecotype Okinawa chromosome 8, ASM2253959v1, whole genome shotgun sequence contains the following coding sequences:
- the phf8 gene encoding histone lysine demethylase PHF8 codes for MASVPVYCLCRLPYDVTRFMIECDICQDWFHGSCVGVEEDKAAEIDLYHCPNCQVTHGPSVMRKRRGGNKQTDGGAAGGRDPSRPVKTGSPQFVRELRSRTFPNADEVLLKPSGAQLTVEFLEEHSFSVPVMVLRRDGLGMTLPPSSFSVTDIEHYIGSDKEIDVIDVSRQCDLKMRLGDFVEYYNSPNRDRVLNVISLEFSETRLSNLVETPKIVRKLSWVENLWPEESVFERPNVQKYCLMGVKDSYTDFHIDFGGTSVWYHVLRGEKIFYLISPTPANLALFERWNSSSNQNEMFFGDQVDMCYKCSVKQGNTLFIPTGWIHAVLTPVDCLAFGGNFLHSLNIDMQLRAYEIEKRLSTADLFKFPNFETVCWYVGKHLLDTFRGLRENRRHPATYLVHGAKALNNAFRTWTRKEALAEHEVEIPETINTQTLVKDLAKEIRLVEDIFQQNIGRTGPQFPGSPLSKAPLTTSQNSGRPPGKKKGPKPKEVMGGLGPPGTKKKNQKGLLKAEAGELDLIEIHTKHTLKKFQPGKSKHKNKLELPLEEFEGKLNKSKLKLVLTNGKIQGKKDGSNGAGRAGNYKHLAAEGSSLSDLESEDELQIDETPPPRRKPAGPGKKKKLSGLPRKLPRAKPCSDPNRIREPGEVDFDIEEDYTTDEEALAAHGVKGGAGGILDLLKASKQVAGLDSSALSEEAPASPSTRDAIQGMLSMANPPSSSSSSSSSSPLSISGGLTEGLGVVKEKGGRAVWVTGGVKKTANPEKKPVIERPGKRPIKRPARHLSDEESPDEQETLGTCFKDSDYVYPSLESDEEDHVNKTKMKRKKNWDDTPWSPKARVMPTLPKQDRPAREGARVASVETGLAAAAAKLAQQEQQKPAKRKYTKKQRPPPPVVTPPPVQTEPAPPSPTPAPESVADVSPDRRMDYYSASLLDHEYTAGPGPFGPGGPRGSGAMAPGVFLTSRRPSLSPQNSSSHSGASPAGLASQGTAGVGQGKRPKKGLATAKQRLGKILKIHRNGKLLL; via the exons atgGCATCAGTGCCAGTGTACTGCTTGTGTCGCCTGCCATATGACGTGACACGCTTCATGATCGAGTGTGACATTTGTCAAGACTGGTTTCATGGAAG CTGTGTGGGAGTAGAGGAAGACAAAGCAGCTGAGATTGACCTGTATCACTGCCCTAACTGTCAGGTCACCCATGGGCCTTCTGTCA TGCGCAAACGACGTGGAGGTAATAAGCAGACAGATGGAGGCGCTGCTGGAGGACGAGATCCAAGTCGGCCCGTAAAAACAGGCAGTCCACAGTTTGTTAGAGAGCTACGGAGCCGAACCTTCCCAAA TGCGGATGAAGTCTTGCTAAAGCCATCAGGGGCCCAGCTGACAGTTGAGTTTCTGGAAGAGCATTCATTCAGCGTTCCTGTGATGGTGCTGAGACGGGATGGCTTAGGAATGACCCTTCCTCCGTCATCATTCAGCGTCACTGACATAGAACACTACATTG GTTCTGATAAAGAGATTGATGTGATTGATGTGTCTCGTCAGTGTGATCTGAAGATGCGGTTGGGAGACTTTGTTGAATACTACAACAGCCCCAACAGAGACAGAGTGCTCAATGTCATTAGTCTGGAGTTCTCTGAGACCAG GCTGTCAAACTTAGTGGAGACTCCCAAGATTGTGAGGAAACTGTCATGGGTGGAAAACCTTTGGCCTGAAGAGTCCGTTTTTGAACGCCCCAATGTACAGAAGTACTGTCTAATGGGAGTGAAGGATAGCTACACAGACTTTCACATCGACTTTGGGGGCACCTCAGTGTGGTACCACGTCCTGAGG ggagAGAAAATCTTCTACCTAATTTCCCCCACCCCAGCCAACCTGGCACTTTTTGAGCGTTGGAATTCTTCATCTAACCAGAATGAGATGTTCTTCGGAGACCAAGTTGATATGTGTTACAAGTGTTCTGTCAAGCAGGGAAACACCTTGTTCATACCAACAG GGTGGATTCATGCTGTTCTGACTCCAGTGGACTGCTTGGCCTTTGGAGGAAACTTCTTGCACAGTCTCAACATTGACATGCAGTTGCG GGCATATGAAATAGAGAAGAGATTAAGTACAGCAGACCTTTTCAAATTCCCAAACTTTGAGACTGTGTGCTGGTACGTTGGAAAGCACCTTCTTGATACGTTCAGAG GTTTAAGAGAAAATCGCAGACACCCTGCCACTTACCTGGTTCATGGAGCTAAGGCCTTGAACAATGCCTTTCGTACCTGGACCCGTAAAGAG GCTTTAGCCGAGCATGAAGTGGAGATTCCTGAAACCATTAATACTCAGACACTTGTGAAGGACTTGGCCAAGGAGATTCGTCTGGTTGAG GACATCTTTCAGCAAAACATTGGCCGCActggacctcagtttcctggtTCACCACTCTCCAAAGCTCCGCTGACCACCTCTCAGAATTCCGGACGCCCCCctggaaaaaagaaaggacCCAAGCCCAAGGAGGTGATGGGGGGTCTTGGCCCTCCCGGAACCAAAAAGAAGAATCAAAAGGGGCTGCTTAAGGCAGAGGCAGGGGAACTTGACCTCATTGAGATCCACACTAAACATACACTCAAGAAATTTCAACCTGGCAAGTCCAAACACAAGAATAAG TTGGAGCTGCCGTTGGAGGAGTTTGAAGGGAAGctaaataaaagcaaactgaAGCTTGTgctgacaaatggaaaaatccAAGG TAAGAAGGACGGCAGTAACGGTGCAGGACGTGCTGGAAACTACAAACATCTTGCCGCAGAGGGCTCCAGTCTGTCTGATTTGGAGTCTGAGGATGAGCTGCAGATTGACGAGACCCCTCCTCCTCGACGCAAACCTGCTGGACCTggcaagaaaaagaaactaaGCG GTCTTCCCCGGAAGCTTCCCAGAGCCAAACCCTGTTCTGACCCAAATCGCATCCGGGAGCCAGGAGAGGTAGACTTTGATATTGAG GAGGACTACACGACTGATGAGGAGGCACTAGCCGCCCACGGAGTGAAGGGTGGCGCTGGGGGCATTCTGGACTTATTAAAGGCCAGCAAGCAAGTGGCAGGCTTGGACTCTTCAGCTTTAAG TGAGGAAGCCCCAGCCTCTCCCAGCACACGTGATGCCATCCAGGGTATGCTCTCCATGGCGAACCCTccttcctcgtcctcctcttcctcctcttcatctccctTATCGATCTCTGGAGGCTTGACAGAGGGATTAGGGGTTGTCAAGGAGAAAGGTGGCAGGGCAGTATGGGTGACAGGAGGGGTCAAAAAGACAGCAAATCCTGAGAAGAAACCTGTCATCGAGCGGCCTGGAAAGCGGCCAATTAAACGGCCAGCCCGTCACCTTAGTGACGAGGAGAGTCCTGATGAGCAGGAGACTCTGGGAACTTGTTTTAAAGATTCAGACTATG tttatccATCATTGGAGTCTGATGAGGAGGATCATGTCAACAAAACTAAGATGAAGCGGAAGAAAAACTGGGATGACACACCTTGGAGCCCAAAAG CCAGAGTGATGCCCACCCTTCCCAAACAGGATCGACCAGCCAGGGAAGGGGCTCGAGTAGCCTCAGTAGAAACTGGTCTTGCAGCAGCTGCTGCCAAGTTGGCACAACAA GAGCAGCAAAAACCTGCTAAAAGGAAATATACCAAAAAGCagcgtcctcctcctccagttgTCACTCCTCCCCCTGTTCAGACTGAGCCAGCCCCACCCTCCCCAACACCTGCTCCAGAGTCTGTAGCAGATGTCAGCCCAGACAGGAGGATGGATTATTACTCTGCTAGTCTGTTGGACCATGAATACACAGCAGGACCAGGACCTTTTGGCCCTGGAGGCCCCAGAGGCAGCGGAGCCATGGCTCCTGGTGTATTCCTCACTTCACGAAGACCTTCCCTGTCACCGCAGAATAGCAGCTCTCACTCTGGTGCATCCCCTGCAGGTTTAGCCAGCCAGGGCACAGCAGGAGTTGGTCAAG GGAAACGGCCAAAGAAAGGACTTGCAACAGCAAAACAGAGACTtggaaaaattctgaaaattcaTCGCAATGGCAAGCTTCTCTTGTGA